From the genome of Homalodisca vitripennis isolate AUS2020 chromosome 8, UT_GWSS_2.1, whole genome shotgun sequence, one region includes:
- the LOC124368118 gene encoding gustatory receptor 68a-like, whose amino-acid sequence MKSLMNTYWMLCDAVHQANDFYCDQLMAVMFSLFVQVTIKSYFFFLHVRAGYMVGMTMDAVWVLVLICYAILVANSSTHITYSADNTAVMICKLINKDLDPSFRKQLEGFLLQLPHHNARFSARGFFQIHNETLTSMAGAVTTYLVILIQFQTEK is encoded by the exons ATGAAATCtctgatgaacacctactggatgctgtGTGATGCCGTACACCAGGCTAATGACTTCTACTGCGATCAGCTGATGGCCGTCATGTTCTCCTTATTTGTTCAAGTCACTATCAAGTCCTACTTCTTCTTCTTGCACGTCAGAGCTGGTTACATGGTCGGCATGACTATGGATGCAGTATGGGTCCTGGTTCTCATCTGCTATGCGATTTTGGTTGCGAACTCAAGCACGCATATCACTTACTCG gCTGACAATACTGCGGTGATGATTTGCAAGTTGATAAACAAAGATCTGGATCCGAGTTTTAGGAAACAG CTTGAAGGGTTCCTACTGCAGTTGCCTCACCACAACGCAAGATTCTCTGCTCGTGGATTTTTCCAGATCCATAATGAGACCCTCACATCA atggctggagcggtgacaacTTACCTGGTGATACTGATCCAGTTCCAGACTGAGAAGTAA